DNA sequence from the Ramlibacter agri genome:
CAGGCCCCATTCGACGGTGGCCACCAGCGACACCGGCTCGAAGTCCTTCAGGATGTCCCAGGGCATCTTCGGCGTCATGTTCGGCACCATGGTCATGATGCTGTCGTTGAAGCCGCCGATGGTGTAGCCGTCCGGCGCCGCCTTGGCCACGTTGCCGGCGCCGATGAGGCCGGCCGCGCCAGGCTGGTTCTCGATGACGATGGCCTGCCCGAGGTTGCGGCCCATCTTGTCGGCGACGATGCGCGCCGCCGCGTCCACCGCGCTGCCGGCGGCCAGCGGCACGATCATGCGGATCGTCTTGTTCGGGTAGTTCGCTTGCGCCTGGGCGAGGCCGGCGGAACACAGCAGCGCGAGCAGCGCCAGGCGGCGGGGGATCTTCATCTTGGTCTCCGTTTTATTCCGTGTCTTGCAGCAGGGGGATGCCCAGGTCGCGCGCGAAAGCATCGAGTTGCGTGTGCAGCGCGGCGGGCAGTTCGAGGCCGAAGCGCTCGTTGTCCAGGCGCTTGGCGTGGCTCTGTTCGCCGGGCAGCCAGATGCGGTCCACGCCCGGCATGCGCGCGCTGCCGCGCATTTCGCGCACCAGCTTGTCGACGCGCGCCTTGAACTCGTCGAGGTCGCCGAAGGCATCGGGGTCGATGGCGACGATCGCCTGGCCCGTGTTGGTGACGCTGACGTCGTCGTGGTTGAAGTCGATCGTCTCGCTGCCCATCGCCGCGCCGTTCAACGTGCCGGCCAGGATGCCCACCACCAGCGCCAGGCCGTAGCCCTTGTAGCCGCCGATGGGCATGAGGAAGCCTTCCTCGGAGCGCTTGGGGTCGGTCAGCGGCTGGCCCTGGCGGTCGATCATCCAGCCCACGGGCATCTGCTCGCCGCGCTGCGCCTTGGCCTTCACCTTGCCGTAGGCGGCGACGGTGGTGGCCATGTCCAGCACCACCGGCGGTTCCTCGCCGGCCGGCACGGCCACGGCGATCGGGTTGGTGGACAGCAGCATGTCCAACCCGCCCCAGGGCGGCAGGTGGTTGGCGTTGCCGACGGCGAAGTACATGCCGACCATGTCCTGTGCCTGCGCCATGCGCGCATACAGTGAGGCCGGGCCGGCATGGTTGGACAGGCGTGCGCCCACCCAGGCGATGCCGCACTGGCGCGCCTTGGCGATGGCGATCTCGGCCGCCTTCTTCATCACCAGGTGGCCCATGCCGTTGTCGCCGTCGATCAAGGCCATGGCGGCCTTTTCCTTGACGACGCGGATGTCGGGCTTCAGGTTGATGCCGCCAGCCTTGATCCGGCGCGCGTAGGGCAGCAGGCGGATGACGCCGTGGCCGTCGGAGCCCTGCACCTCGGCTTCGGTCATGAGCGCGGCGACGGTGGCCGCGTGGTCGGAGCGCATGCCGAGGCGCTCCATGGCGGTGGTGACGAAGCGCCGCAATTGCGCGGCGGGGATCCGGGCTTCAGCCATGGGAGGCGATCCTTTGCTGCAGGGCGAGCACCGCGCAATCCGGGCTGGCGAGGACGGGGCAGGGCAGTTCGGCCTGCACCACGGGCTGGGCGGCGGCCATCGAGAACTGGGCGAGCATCACGGCGTCGCAATCGGCGAACTGGCGCGCGGCCTGCGCGATCTTGCGATGGTGGTCGTCGGCGCGGCCCTGGGCCAGGTCGTCCATCGCCTGCGGCACGAAAGCGGTGCGCAGTTGCACGTCGCTGCCGCGCTGCTGCGCCATCTGCTGCAGCTCCCACGTCATCGGCGCCAGGGAAGCTTCGAAGGTGGCCAGCAGCGCCAGCTTCAGCGGGCCGCGCCTGGCGGCCAGCGCCTGCTCGAACATCGCTTCGTTGGGTTTCAGCGTCGGCAGGCCGGTGTTGCGGCCGGCGGCCTCGATGGCAGGCCCGAAAGCGGAGCAGGTGAACAGGATGCCGGCGCAGCCGGTGTCCTGGGCGTAGCGGGCCAGGTCCACGAAGCGCTGGACCATTCCTTGCGTGAGGGTGGGCGCCTGCGCGCGGTCGCTGGACAGCGAGTCGTCCAGCAGGTTCATGCGGCGGGCCTGCGGCCAGTGGCGGGCGAAGGCATCCTGGATCGGCTGGATGGCCAGCGGCGTGGCATGGATCAGGGCCACCCGTGGAGACTGCAAATTCATGGGCCAGGATGGTAACGGGACCATGGGTTTACCCGACAATCGGTTTCCCGCATTGGAGAACGCTTGATGGACCTCCCCGCGCACCAGCTCACCATGACGGTGCTGATGACGCCCGACACGGCCAACTTCGCCGGCAACGTGCATGGCGGCCACTTGCTGAAGTGGCTGGACCAGGTGGCCTATGCCTGCGCGAGCCGCTATGCCGGCCACTACGTGGTGACCGTCTCGGTCGACCAGGTGACCTTCCGCGAGCCGATCTTCGTCGGCGAGCTGGTCACCTTCCTCGCCAGCGTCAACCACACCGGCACCAGCTCGATGGAAGTGGGCATCAAGGTGATGGCGGAGGACATCCGCAGCCAGAAGGTGCGCCACGTGAACAGCTGCTTCTTCACGATGGTGGCGGTGGACGACCAGCGCAAGCCGGTGTCGGTGCCGCCGCTGCGGCCGTTCTCGCCCGACGAGAAACGCCGCTTCGAGGCGGCCCAGCTGCGCAAGAGCCTGCGCCGCGAGATGCAGGAACGCTTCCAGCAGCTGCAGCCCGCGCCTTGAACGGGCATTTTTTCGCGCCGGCAAGCGCGGCTTGCCGCTGCTAGGCGCGCAGTCCTACAGCCTTGGCGTGCAATAGTTCCTAGGATCCGTTGCATGAGCAAACGCAACGGACCTTCGGCCCGGGCCCACCCCATGGCGGAAGAGCGTCCCGGCAGCGGTGGCGGCTCGAAAGGGCCGTCTTCCGACAGCCGCGGCGACGCGACGCCGCGCTATAGCCGGGCGGAGTACGCGAAGGTGGTCTCGCTGCAGGACCAGGTGGCGCGTGCCGACGGCGACTACCAGCGCCTGCGCAACGCCTACCTCGACATGATGCAGAGGGAGCCCACCCACGAGGTCGGGCTCGCGATGATCGGCGCCGACATGGACCGGGCGCACGGCCGCCTGCAGGCGCTGATCGGGCTGCCGCGGTTGCCGGCCACCTACGAGCCCAGCGCCGTGATGCGGCGCGAACTGCAGAGGCCGGCCGACGAAAAGCGCTGACAGCGCTTCGGCCTCGGGTCCGTAGCCGCGCAGGCGCGGCAGCAGTCACGCTCACCCTCAAGAGCCCACTCCGATCGCCGCCATGAACACCGTGCCCACCCATCCGGTCGAGCCGGAACCGCCGTCCTCACCCGCCGACGAAGCCGCGCCCAATCCGACGCAATTGCCCGTGGAGCCCGAATTCGGTCCGATGCCGCCCCCTGGCGAGCCGGAGGACCCGGGCGCCAAGCATCCGCATCTCTAGGCAAAGAAAGGACATCGCGATGAACAAGCCTCCCACCGGCATCACGCCACCCGCGCCCTACCTGGACCGCGAAGAGCCCGATTTCTGGATCGAGGACGACATTCCCACCGACGACAGCCATGCCTCGGCGAAATCCGAGCGCAGGGGCTCGCGCGAAGAGCGTGCGCCGGACCGTCCCGACAAGCAATGAACTGGCACGCCCCGGCCGCGCCGCACCCGCCCACCGACGCGCCCAAGCCCGCCAACCCGGAACCCGCCACGGGGCCGGTGGACCCCGGCAAGGGGCACGAAAAGAACGACCCCGAGCAGGGGAAGTCGGAGCATCCGAAACAGTGATTCTCTCCCTCCCCCTCGGGGGGAGGGCTGGGGTGGGGGTTGCTACGCCAGCAAGCCCTGCGCATCCTCGTCCGCCGGCGGCAAGGGCGTCGCCTTCGCCAGCGCCATCCACACCCCGAACGGCAAGGCCGCCCGCGCCGGTTGCTGCGCGGCCCGCGCCATCACCAGCCGTTCGCCTTGCAGCAGCAGCACGCCGCAGTCGCCCGGCACTTCGTCGGGCTCGCCCACCGGCTTGCCCTTGGCGTCGTTGCCCAGCACGTACCAGCAGGCGCCGAGGTCGTGATAGGCGGCGCGCTTGGCTTCCTGGCGCAGGTCGGCCAGCAGGTCGGAGCGGCGCACCTTGATCTCGTGGACGATCGGTTCGACGTAAGCTTCCACCGAGGTCTGGCGGATCGAGAACACGTCCGGGCGGGCCACGCACCAGCGCAGCGGCTTCGCCTCGTCGCCCGTGGGCACCTGCGCGCGCAGGCTCAGGCCGCGCCAGGCGAGCCGGCCGGAGCGCGCCATCTCCTGCGCCACCTTTTCCACCAGCGCTTCGTGCGCCGAGAGCGCCGCGCGGTTGTGCGCCAGCATGACTGCGAGCCACTGCACGCCGGCGTCGGTCACGCGCAAGGTCTCATGCCCGAGCGGCGAGCGCACGCGCTCCAGCAGGCCGGCCGCCAGCAGGTCGATTTCCAGCGGGTCCTGGCTGGGCCAGCCGGCGGAGCGGTAGATGTCGCGCAGGCGGCGGGCGTGCGCCTTGGCGAGCACGGGCGCCGACAAGGCAGGGGCGGTTTCGGACTGCATGGATGAACGCAGAAGTTTACGTCGCACGGTAGGCACCCTCCCACGCATCCAGGAGCACCCGGCTGATCACTGCGCGATGGGGGGTGTCCACAATGTGCGCCATGGTTGAGAAATGCATGGAGCCCACGCGCAACGGCGCGACGCAGGCCGTACTGGCCGGCGAGGCCGAGCCCCCGGTGATCTACGGCATTACGGCCGTGCGGATGGAAGGCGGCAGCCTGACCGAGGTGATGATGGGGATGATCGCGCCCAGCCTCGAACACTGGGACCTGCGCCCGGCTCCAACGCGCCTGGTCGAAGTGGTCGACCGGCTGGTGGAAGGCGACACCGTGGTGGCGCTGTTCCCCACCGAGCGCGGCACCTTGCGGCTGGGGACCGAGGTGAAGGTCGACGTGTTGGCGGAGGGAACCGAGACGCTCATGGCGTCGGAGGAGAGGCCGGGGCAGCGCTTGAGCGATTTGCCCCGCTTTTGATCAAGCCGACGCGCGCAGCGCCGGCAGCTTCAACACTCCACTGGACAGCGCCGTGCCGCAGATGATGATGGCCCCGCAGGCCAGCATCCACGGTGTGATCTGCTCGCCCAGGAACAGCCCGCCATAGACGACGGCGAACACCGGCACGGCATACGTCACCGTCAGCGCGCGCGCCGGCCCGGCGTTTTCGATCAGGCGGAAGTAGAGGATGTAAGCGATGCCCGTGCACAGCACGCCCGCCACAGTCACTGCGATCCAAGCCTGTGCGCTCGGCATCCGTGCCGGCCATGCCGTGGCGGCCGGCAGCGCGAGGGCCAGGGTCGCGGCAAGCTGGCTGCCAGTGGCCGTCATCAAGGGCGGCAGGCCTTGCAGGTGCTTCTTCGTCCAGCTCGCGGCGAAGGCATAGGAGACCGTGGCGCCCAGGCAGGCCAGCACCGCCCAGATCGGCGCGATGCCGGAAGCATTCGGGTGGATGCCGGCCTTGTCCCAGGCCAGCAGCACGATGCCCAGGAAGCCCACCGCCAGGCCCAGGCTGCGCGAGCCGGTCGGCCGGTCGCCCAGCCAGCCCCACGCGACCAGCGCGCCGAACAGCGGCACCGTCGCATTCAGGATGGCCGACAGGCCGGTGCTGATGGACAGCAGCGCGAACGCGAACAGCAGGAAGGGCAGGCCCGAGTTGAGCACGCCCACCACGAACACCGCCTTCCAGTGCTTGCGCAATTGCGGGCCCAGCCCGCGCGCCAGCATGAGCGGCACCAGCAGGAGGGTGGCGATGCCCACGCGGGCGCAGGTGGCCGCCAGCGGCCCGAACTCCACGACGGCGAGCCGCATGAACAGGAAGGACGAGCCCCAGATGGCGGCCAGCAGGACGAAATCGATGATGGAAGCGACGGGCATGGGAACCTGAGTGTCGGGGCAATCGGCGCGTTGCCGCGCCGGCACTGATGAAACTTGCGGGGGCGATTGATTCGCCGCTTACATCAATGCGCCTTCCAGCTTGAGAAGCGCAGTCTTGCGCTCGATCCCGCCCGCATAGCCCGTGAGCCCGCCGGCCGTCCCCAGCACGCGGTGGCAGGGCACGACGATGCTGACCGGGTTGCGCCCGACCGCGGCACCGACGGCCCGCGCCGCCTGCGGCCTTCCGAGCCGGCGACCGAGTTCGCCGTAGCTCGTGGTCTCCCCTTGCGGGATGGCCAGCAGCGCGTGCCACACGCTTTGCTGGAAGGGCGTGCCATGCCGCAGGTCCAGCGGCAGGTCGAAGGAGGTCCGCTTGCCGTCGAAATAGTCCTGCAGCTGGCGCACGGCTTCCTTCAGCATCGGATGCTCAGGCGCTTCCGGCCACAGCACGCCTTCCGGCCCGTGGCGCTGGCCGACGAACCAGACGCCGGCCACGCCGATGTCGCTGGCGGCCAGCAGCATCGCGCCCAGCGGGCTTTCGTAACGGGTGCAAACGAGGGATCCGTTCGTCTTCATGTCATTTCTCCAGGAGGTTCAGAGTGCGCTCCACGCGCGCACCACCGCATAACTGCGCCAGGGTTTCCAGGCCTGCGAGGCTGCTTCGGCTTCGCGGGCCGGCTGCTTCATCTGCTGCACGCCCAGCGCCTTGTGCAGCGCGACGTCGCCGGCCGGGAAGGCATCGGGCCAGCGCAAGGCCCGCATCGCGATGTACTGCGCCGTCCAGTCGCCGATGCCGGGCAGCTCCTTGAGGGCCTCGATCGTCGCCGGCACGTCGGCGCCCGCATGCAGGTGGATGCGGCGTTCGGCCACGGCCCGCGCGATGGCGACGATGGCCGCCTGGCGCTGGCGCACGATGCCCAGCTGGCCGAGCGCATCGCCCTCGGCGGCCGCCAGCACTTCGGCGGCCGGGAAGAGGCGATGCACGCCTTCGAACGGCGTCGCTATCGGCTGGCCGAAGCGCTCCACGAGCCGCTGCGCCAGGGTCCGCGCCGCCGCCACCGTGATCTGCTGGCCCAGCACGGCCCGCACCGCCAGCTCGTAGCCGTTCAAGGTGCCCGGCACCCGCAGGCCATCCCCTAGCGGGAAGCTGCCGTGCAGGCGTGCGTTGATGGCATGCGGGTCGGCGTCGAGGTCGAAGGCGGCCCGGACGCGGCGGATCACCAGCGGCAGCACGCCGCGCAGCGTATCGCTGGCCCGCAGCACCAGTTGGGCATGCGCTTCGTCGAAGCGCACCTGCAGCCAGCCTGCGTATTGCTTGCCGCCCGCGTCGAGCGCCAAGGTCCGCGTCAGCGAATCTTCGGCCAGCAGTTCCATGCCCGTGATCGCCCGCGTGCGGAAGAAGCCGAGCATCGCGCTCACGTCGTAGGGCGGGCGGTAGCCCAGCCGCACTTCGCTGGCGCTTTCGCGCTGGGTGCCTTCCTTGCGCAGCTGCGAGGGGCTCAGCCCGTAATGGTCGACGAAGGCTGCGTTGAAGCGGCGCACGCTGGCGAATCCGCTGGCCAGCGCCACCTCCGTCACCGGCAGGTCGGTGTCGGCCAGCAATTGCTTGGCCGTCAACAGCCGCCGCGTCTGCAGGTATTGCAGCGGCGAGACGCCCAGCTGCGCTTCGAAGATGCGGCGCAGGTGCCGGTCGCTGACGCCCAGCCGCGCTGCCAGTTGGTCCACGGACGGCGAGCCGTCGGCCCACGCTTCAGGCTCGTCGAGCAGGCGCGCGGCCTGCTGGGCCAGCATGCTGCTCGCGTCCTGGATCGACCAGCGCGGCGCTTGCGGCGCCAGTTCGGGCCGGCAGCGCAGGCAGGGCCGGAAGCCGGCGTTCTCGGCCTGGGCCGCATGGGCGAAGAAGCGGCAGTTCTCGCGGCGCGGCGTCCGCACCTTGCAGACGGGCCGGCAGTAGATGCCCGTGCTCGTGACACCGGTGAAGAAGGTGCCGTCGAAGCGGGCGTCGCGCGCCTTCAGCGCGAGGTAGCAGGCGTCAGGTGCCAGGGGCGGGTCGGCGAGCGTCATGGGGTTCATGATACGCAGCGCATCCGCGCGGACTGGCCGTTTTCGGACATGTTCCTGCCACCCTCGTGCCTACAATGGACCGAGAGACGAAGAGAACAGAAATCCATGCAACTCAACCCCAGCATCTTCAAGGCCTACGACATCCGCGGCATCGTGCCGAGCACGCTGAATGAAGAGGTCGCCGAGGCGCTCGGCCGCGCCTTCGGCACCGTCGCCAAGCGCGAAGGCGAACAGGCCGTCGCCGTCGGCCGTGACGGCCGGCTCAGCGGGCCTTCGGTCAGCGCTGCGCTGGTCAAGGGCCTCGTCGCCAGCGGCGTCGACGTCATCGACGTCGGCATGGTGACGACGCCCATGCTCTACTTCGCCGCCAGCACGCTCACCAGCAGCGGCATCCAGGTGACGGGCAGCCACAACCCGAAGGACTACAACGGCTTCAAGATGGTCCTGCGTGGCCGCGCCATCTACGGCGACGACATCCAGGGCCTGCGCAGGCTGATGGAAGAGGGCGCGCCCGCCGCCGGCCAGGCGGGCCAGATCCGCAACGTCAACATCTTCGCTCCCTACCGCGACCGCATCGCCGGCGACATCAAGCTGGCCCGGCCGCTGAAGATCGTCGTCGACTGCGGCAACGGCGTCGCCGGCGCTTCGGCCCCGCAGATCTACCGGGCCATCGGCTGCGAAGTGATCGAGATGTACAGCGAGGTGGACGGCGATTTCCCGAACCACCATCCGGACCCCAGCAAGCCGGAGAACCTGCGCGACCTGATCGCCAAGCTGAAGGAAACGGGCGCCGACCTCGGCCTCGCCTTCGACGGCGACGGCGACCGCCTGGGCATCATCACCCGCGAAGGCAACAACATCTTCCCGGACCGCCAGATGATGCTGTTCGCGCGCGACGTGCTGTCGCGCGTGCCCGGCGCGCCTATCCTCTACGACGTCAAGTGCACGCAGCGGCTGGCGCCCGCCATCCGCGAAGCCGGCGGCGAGCCCGTGATGTACAAGACCGGGCACTCGCTGATCAAGGCGAAGATGCGCGAGCTGAATTCGCCGCTGGGCGGCGAGATGAGCGGCCACATCTTCTTCAAGGAGCGCTGGTACGGCTTCGACGACGGCACCTATGCCGGTTGCCGGCTGCTGGAAGTCCTGTCGCGCTCGCCGGACCCGAGCGCCATCCTCAACGCGCTTCCCAGCAGCTTCTCCACGCCGGAGCTGAACGTGAAGTGCGAGGAAGGCGAGCCGCATCGCGTGGTCGCCGAACTGGTGAAGATCGCGTCGTTCCCGGATGCCGAGGTTTCGACGATCGACGGCCTGCGCGTGGACTGGCCGGACGGCTTCGGCCTGATCCGCGCCTCCAACACGACGCCGGTGCTGGTGTTGCGCTTCGAAGGCCACACGCAGGAGGCCATGCACCGCATCGAGGACCGGATGCTGGAGCTGCTGCGCAAGGTGAAGCCGGACGCGAAGATCGGGGAAGCGGCGCATTAGCGACGAGGAGGGATGTCACACTACGCCCCCAGTGAACATCCTCATCGTCAAGCTCTCCTCCCTCGGCGACGTGGTCCATGCCATGCCGGCCGTGCAGGACGTCCTGGCCTGTGTTCCGCAGGCCCGGGTGGACTGGGTCGTGGAGCGCGGCTTCGCGCCGCTGGTGCAGCGTTGCGCCGGCGTGCAGCGGGCCATTCCGTCCGACATCCGCCGCTGGCGCAAGTCGCCCTTCTCGGGCGAGACGCGCCACGCCTGGCGCGCCTTCCGCAACGAACTGCACCAGGCGCAGTACGACGCCGTCCTCGACCTCCAGGGCCTGACCAAGTCGGCCCTCGTCTCCCACATGGCGCGCCTCGCTCCCGGCGGCAAGCGCTATGCCATCGGCAACCGCACCGAAGGCTCCGGCTACGAGGCGCCGACGCGCTGGGTCGCCGACATCCTGGTGCCCGTCGAAACGGCCATCCACGCCGTGCAGCGCTCGCGCGCCGTCTGCGCCGGCGCTTTCGGCTACGAGCTGCCGGCGCAGATCCGCTACGGCCTCGGGACGGCGGCCGCCGACAAGCAGAACACCATCGCCCTCGTGCACGGCACCTCGCGGGCCGACAAGTGCTGGCCCGAAGACCACTGGCTGGAGCTGGGGCGCCAGTTGCTGGCGGCCGGCTGGGACCTCGCGCTGCCGCACGGCAGCGACCAGGAGCAGATGCGCAGCGAACACCTCGCGCGCGCCCTCGGCCCGCGGGCCGAGGTGTGGCCGCGGCTGCCGCTGGACGCCCTGGCCGAACGCATGGGCCGCTGTGCCGGCTGCATCGGCGTCGACAGCGGCCTGAGCCACATCGCCGTCGCCCTCGACCTGCCGCACGTGCAGATCTACAACTTCGACACCGCCTGGCGCACGGGGCCGATCGGCTCGCCGCGCCAGCGCAGCGTCTACGCCGATCCGACGCCTTCGGTGGCCGCCGTCTGGGACGCCTGGACCGGCGTCGCCGCCGCGGCATGATGCCGGCATGATCCGCCCGATCTACTCGCTGATGCTGCTGGGGGCGCAGCCGCTGCTGCGGCGCAAGCTGCGCCGCCGCGGCGTCCAGGAGCCGGGCTACCTGGAGCACGTCGACGAACGCTTCGGCCGTTACCAGGGCAGCACCGGGCCGGGGCGGCTGTGGATCCACGCCGTCTCGCTCGGCGAGACGCGCGCCGCGGCGATCCTGATCACTGCCTTGCGCGCGGAGAGGCCCGACGTCCGCCTCCTGCTCACGCATGGCACGGCCACCGGCCGCGCCGAGGGCGCCAAGCTGCTGCGCGAAGGCGATGCGCAGGCCTGGCTGCCCTGGGACACGCCGAAAGCCGTGCGCGGCTTCCTGAACCACTGGAAGCCCGCCGTCGGCGTGCTGATGGAAACCGAAGTCTGGCCGAACCTGATCGCCTTGTGCCGCGAGCAGGGCGTGCCGCTCGCGCTGGCCAACGCACGCCTGAGCGAGAAGTCGCTGCGTGGCGCGCGCCGGCTGCCGCGCCTGTCGCGGCCGGCCTATGGCGGGCTGCGCGCCGTCTGGGCCCAGACCGAAACCGATGCCCGCCGCCTGGCCCAGGCCGGCGCCACGGTGCAGGGCGTGTTCGGCAACCTCAAGTTCGATGCAGCGCCGGCGCCGGAGCAACTGGAGCGCGGCCGCGGCTGGCGCGCGCTGCAGGACCGGCCGGTGGTGATGTTCGCCAGCTCGCGCGAGGGCGAGGAAGCGGGCTTCCTGCAGGCCGCGCGTTCGCAGGCCGGCGTGCAATGGCTGCTGGTGCCGCGCCATCCGCAGCGCTTCGACGAAGTGGCGGCGCTGGCGGCGCAAGCCGGCTTTCGCGTGTCGCGCCGCAGCGGCTGGGGCGAGCTGCCTGCTTCGGCGGATGTCTGGATCGGCGATTCGCTGGGCGAGATGGCGCTGTACTACGCGATGGCGGACGTCGCCCTGCTGGGGGGCAGCTTCGCGCCCCTGGGCGGGCAGAACCTCATCGAGGCGGCCGCCTGCGATTGCCCGGTGGTGATGGGGCCGCACACCTTCAACTTCAACGAGGCGGCGCAGCTGGCGCAGCAGGCTGGCGCGGCGCTGCGCGTGAGCTCCATCGACGAGGGCGTGCGTGAGGCGGTGGCGTTGGCGCGCGAGCCGGGCCGGCGCGAGGTGGCGGTGGAAGCCTGCGAGGCGTTCTCTTCGGCGCACCGGGGCGCGGCGCTGAAGACGGCACGGGCGGTGCTGGGTTTGCTGGAACGGCCCGTTCTCGAAGCTTGAATCTTTTTATCCGGGCGATATTGACTTCGTCAATTTAACCCGGGTAAAATTTGCAGCATCATGTCCCACGATGCTGCCCACACCGCCTTTCTCGGCCCGGACCGCCTGGCCACTGGCGGCTTGCATGAAGTCGCTGCGGCGGTGCAGCGTGCCCGCGCGGCTGACCCGTATGCCATGCCGGTGGTGTTCAGCGATGCCACGGGCCGGTCCATCGACCTGGACCTGCGCGGGAGCGAAGCCGAGGTCGCCGCACGCTACGCGGCACCTGCGGCGACGCCCGCCGAGGAGCCGCCGGCCCCGGAAGCCAAAGGCCGCGGTCGCCCGAAGCTGGGCGTCGTCGCCCGCGAAGTGACGCTGCTGCCCAGGCACTGGGACTGGCTGGCCGCGCAGCCGGGCGGCGCTTCGGTCGCCCTGCGCAAGCTGGTGCACGAAGCCTCGCGTGCCAACGCGGACCGCGATCGTGAACGGCAGGCCCAGGAGCGCGCTTACCACGCCATGTCCACGCTGGCCGGCGCGCTGCCCGGCTTCGAGGAAGCGAGCCGGGCGCTGTTCGCGGCCGACCGCGAGCGCTTCGCCGGCCTGGTGGCCGGCTGGCCGCCCGATATCCGCGATTACGTCGTGCGCCTCGCCGATCCGGGCTGATGCGCTGACCTTGCCGGCCTGGACGCCGGGTTTCTTTCCATCCACATCGGTGGCGCCAGGTGGCGCCGCGCGGGCGCCTGCGCCTGTATCCGCAACAGAGAAAGGCCAAGTGCCATGGATTCCCCCTCCGATCCCCCGCCGCGGGTGGCGCGGCGCGAAGCCGCGCGCCGCGCGCGTGACGCCTTCCCGCCCATGGGCATCTACGCGATCCGCGACCTGCAGAGCGGCCGCGTGCTGCTCGGCGCGAG
Encoded proteins:
- a CDS encoding Ldh family oxidoreductase; translation: MAEARIPAAQLRRFVTTAMERLGMRSDHAATVAALMTEAEVQGSDGHGVIRLLPYARRIKAGGINLKPDIRVVKEKAAMALIDGDNGMGHLVMKKAAEIAIAKARQCGIAWVGARLSNHAGPASLYARMAQAQDMVGMYFAVGNANHLPPWGGLDMLLSTNPIAVAVPAGEEPPVVLDMATTVAAYGKVKAKAQRGEQMPVGWMIDRQGQPLTDPKRSEEGFLMPIGGYKGYGLALVVGILAGTLNGAAMGSETIDFNHDDVSVTNTGQAIVAIDPDAFGDLDEFKARVDKLVREMRGSARMPGVDRIWLPGEQSHAKRLDNERFGLELPAALHTQLDAFARDLGIPLLQDTE
- a CDS encoding aspartate/glutamate racemase family protein, which codes for MNLQSPRVALIHATPLAIQPIQDAFARHWPQARRMNLLDDSLSSDRAQAPTLTQGMVQRFVDLARYAQDTGCAGILFTCSAFGPAIEAAGRNTGLPTLKPNEAMFEQALAARRGPLKLALLATFEASLAPMTWELQQMAQQRGSDVQLRTAFVPQAMDDLAQGRADDHHRKIAQAARQFADCDAVMLAQFSMAAAQPVVQAELPCPVLASPDCAVLALQQRIASHG
- a CDS encoding acyl-CoA thioesterase yields the protein MDLPAHQLTMTVLMTPDTANFAGNVHGGHLLKWLDQVAYACASRYAGHYVVTVSVDQVTFREPIFVGELVTFLASVNHTGTSSMEVGIKVMAEDIRSQKVRHVNSCFFTMVAVDDQRKPVSVPPLRPFSPDEKRRFEAAQLRKSLRREMQERFQQLQPAP
- a CDS encoding DMT family transporter — its product is MPVASIIDFVLLAAIWGSSFLFMRLAVVEFGPLAATCARVGIATLLLVPLMLARGLGPQLRKHWKAVFVVGVLNSGLPFLLFAFALLSISTGLSAILNATVPLFGALVAWGWLGDRPTGSRSLGLAVGFLGIVLLAWDKAGIHPNASGIAPIWAVLACLGATVSYAFAASWTKKHLQGLPPLMTATGSQLAATLALALPAATAWPARMPSAQAWIAVTVAGVLCTGIAYILYFRLIENAGPARALTVTYAVPVFAVVYGGLFLGEQITPWMLACGAIIICGTALSSGVLKLPALRASA
- a CDS encoding methylated-DNA--[protein]-cysteine S-methyltransferase; protein product: MKTNGSLVCTRYESPLGAMLLAASDIGVAGVWFVGQRHGPEGVLWPEAPEHPMLKEAVRQLQDYFDGKRTSFDLPLDLRHGTPFQQSVWHALLAIPQGETTSYGELGRRLGRPQAARAVGAAVGRNPVSIVVPCHRVLGTAGGLTGYAGGIERKTALLKLEGALM
- a CDS encoding DNA-3-methyladenine glycosylase 2 family protein — translated: MTLADPPLAPDACYLALKARDARFDGTFFTGVTSTGIYCRPVCKVRTPRRENCRFFAHAAQAENAGFRPCLRCRPELAPQAPRWSIQDASSMLAQQAARLLDEPEAWADGSPSVDQLAARLGVSDRHLRRIFEAQLGVSPLQYLQTRRLLTAKQLLADTDLPVTEVALASGFASVRRFNAAFVDHYGLSPSQLRKEGTQRESASEVRLGYRPPYDVSAMLGFFRTRAITGMELLAEDSLTRTLALDAGGKQYAGWLQVRFDEAHAQLVLRASDTLRGVLPLVIRRVRAAFDLDADPHAINARLHGSFPLGDGLRVPGTLNGYELAVRAVLGQQITVAAARTLAQRLVERFGQPIATPFEGVHRLFPAAEVLAAAEGDALGQLGIVRQRQAAIVAIARAVAERRIHLHAGADVPATIEALKELPGIGDWTAQYIAMRALRWPDAFPAGDVALHKALGVQQMKQPAREAEAASQAWKPWRSYAVVRAWSAL
- a CDS encoding phosphomannomutase/phosphoglucomutase; translated protein: MQLNPSIFKAYDIRGIVPSTLNEEVAEALGRAFGTVAKREGEQAVAVGRDGRLSGPSVSAALVKGLVASGVDVIDVGMVTTPMLYFAASTLTSSGIQVTGSHNPKDYNGFKMVLRGRAIYGDDIQGLRRLMEEGAPAAGQAGQIRNVNIFAPYRDRIAGDIKLARPLKIVVDCGNGVAGASAPQIYRAIGCEVIEMYSEVDGDFPNHHPDPSKPENLRDLIAKLKETGADLGLAFDGDGDRLGIITREGNNIFPDRQMMLFARDVLSRVPGAPILYDVKCTQRLAPAIREAGGEPVMYKTGHSLIKAKMRELNSPLGGEMSGHIFFKERWYGFDDGTYAGCRLLEVLSRSPDPSAILNALPSSFSTPELNVKCEEGEPHRVVAELVKIASFPDAEVSTIDGLRVDWPDGFGLIRASNTTPVLVLRFEGHTQEAMHRIEDRMLELLRKVKPDAKIGEAAH
- the waaC gene encoding lipopolysaccharide heptosyltransferase I, translating into MNILIVKLSSLGDVVHAMPAVQDVLACVPQARVDWVVERGFAPLVQRCAGVQRAIPSDIRRWRKSPFSGETRHAWRAFRNELHQAQYDAVLDLQGLTKSALVSHMARLAPGGKRYAIGNRTEGSGYEAPTRWVADILVPVETAIHAVQRSRAVCAGAFGYELPAQIRYGLGTAAADKQNTIALVHGTSRADKCWPEDHWLELGRQLLAAGWDLALPHGSDQEQMRSEHLARALGPRAEVWPRLPLDALAERMGRCAGCIGVDSGLSHIAVALDLPHVQIYNFDTAWRTGPIGSPRQRSVYADPTPSVAAVWDAWTGVAAAA
- a CDS encoding 3-deoxy-D-manno-octulosonic acid transferase; the protein is MIRPIYSLMLLGAQPLLRRKLRRRGVQEPGYLEHVDERFGRYQGSTGPGRLWIHAVSLGETRAAAILITALRAERPDVRLLLTHGTATGRAEGAKLLREGDAQAWLPWDTPKAVRGFLNHWKPAVGVLMETEVWPNLIALCREQGVPLALANARLSEKSLRGARRLPRLSRPAYGGLRAVWAQTETDARRLAQAGATVQGVFGNLKFDAAPAPEQLERGRGWRALQDRPVVMFASSREGEEAGFLQAARSQAGVQWLLVPRHPQRFDEVAALAAQAGFRVSRRSGWGELPASADVWIGDSLGEMALYYAMADVALLGGSFAPLGGQNLIEAAACDCPVVMGPHTFNFNEAAQLAQQAGAALRVSSIDEGVREAVALAREPGRREVAVEACEAFSSAHRGAALKTARAVLGLLERPVLEA